A region of Meleagris gallopavo isolate NT-WF06-2002-E0010 breed Aviagen turkey brand Nicholas breeding stock chromosome 29, Turkey_5.1, whole genome shotgun sequence DNA encodes the following proteins:
- the SLC35B1 gene encoding solute carrier family 35 member B1, with translation LQESITRGKYGDGARQEKFTYALSLVFIQCVINAAFAKLLIRFFDSVRVDRTHGWLYAACSLSYLGAMVSSNSALQFVNYPTQVLGKSCKPIPVMLLGVTVLRKKYPLAKYLCVLLIVTGVALFMYKPKKGAGGDDHIFGYGELLLLLSLTLDGLTGVSQDHMRAHYQTGSNHMMLNVNLWSTLFLGAGILFTGELWEFLSFTERYPSIIYNILLFGLTSALGQSFIFMTVVYFGPLTCSIITTTRKFFTILASVILFANPISTMQWVGTVLVFLGLGLDAKFGKGVKKTSH, from the exons CTGCAGGAGAGCAT CACGCGGGGGAAGTACGGCGACGGCGCCCGGCAGGAGAAGTTCACGTACGCGCTGAGCCTGGTCTTCATCCAGTGCGTCATCAACGCCGCCTTCGCCAAGCTGC TGATCCGTTTCTTTGACTCCGTCAGGGTGGATCGCACGCACGGCTGGCTGTACGCCGCCTGCTCGCTCTCCTATCTGGGCGCGATGGTTTCCAGCAATTCGGCCCTGCAGTTCGTCAACTACCCGACCCAG GTCCTAGGCAAATCCTGTAAACCCATTCCAG TCATGCTTTTAGGTGTGACTGTGCTGAGGAAGAAGTACCCGCTGGCCAAGTACCTCTGCGTCCTCCTGATAGTCACAGGCGTGGCCCTGTTCATGTATAAACCCAAAAAGGGAGCTGGAGGTGACGACCACATCTTTGGCTACGGGGAGCTCCTTCTG TTGCTGTCGCTGACCTTGGATGGGCTGACGGGTGTATCTCAGGACCACATGAGAGCTCACTATCAAACCGGCTCCAATCACATGATGCTGAATGTTAACCTCTGGTCCACCTTGTTCCTGGGAGCTG GGATCCTGTTCACTGGAGAGCTCTGGGAGTTCCTGAGTTTTACTGAACGTTATCCCAGCATCATTTACAATATCCTGCTGTTTGGCCTGACGAGTGCACTGGGTCAG agctttATTTTCATGACGGTGGTTTACTTCGGACCTCTGACCTGTTCCATCATCACCACGACACGCAAGTTCTTCACCATTTTAGCATCCGTCATTCTGTTTGCCAATCCCATCAGCACCATGCAGTGGGTGGGGACGGTCCTGGTGTTCCTGG GCCTTGGACTTGATGCCAAATTTGGAAAGGGAGTAAAGAAGACATCGCATTGA